The Octadecabacter arcticus 238 genome contains a region encoding:
- a CDS encoding ABC transporter ATP-binding protein — MIARVLDVQNLTVDFRQDGETTHAVRGISFHVDKGETVAIVGESGSGKSVSALSTVQLLGDSATVGGSITYNGTQMVGASEKDLQRVRGNNISFIFQEPMTSLNPLHTIEKQLRESIELHQGLRGDAVRVRIIQLLEQVGIHDASSRLGAYPHQLSGGQRQRVMIAMALANGPEMLIADEPTTALDVTIQAQILDLLADLKRDLDMSMLFITHNLTIVRKIADRVCVMKDGEIVEHGLTAEIFANPQHPYTRALLEAESTGVPIAVDPHAKIVAEAENLKIWFPLQTGLLRRTTGYVKAVNDANFSVRAGETIGIVGESGSGKTTLALAMMRLIRSEGRIVFMGHDLHGLSDRQMRPLRSEMQIVFQDPYGSLSPRMTVEQIIAEGLTVHGTAAGKPSRQMVAEIMGEVGLDPALMDRYPHEFSGGQRQRVAIARAMILRPKLVVLDEPTSALDMTVQVQIVQLLRDLQQKYQLAYLFISHDLKVVRALSHKVMVMKRGDVVEAGDADAIFDAPQNDYTRELMKAAFG; from the coding sequence ATGATCGCGCGCGTTCTTGACGTTCAAAACCTCACCGTTGATTTTCGCCAAGATGGGGAAACGACCCACGCCGTGCGCGGAATTTCGTTTCATGTCGATAAGGGCGAAACGGTCGCCATTGTGGGTGAATCAGGGTCTGGTAAATCAGTGTCCGCCTTGTCGACGGTCCAACTGCTGGGCGACAGTGCAACTGTTGGCGGGTCCATCACCTACAACGGGACCCAGATGGTCGGCGCGTCCGAAAAGGACCTGCAACGCGTACGCGGCAACAACATAAGTTTCATCTTTCAAGAACCGATGACGTCGCTTAATCCTTTGCATACCATTGAAAAACAGCTGCGTGAAAGCATTGAATTGCACCAAGGTTTGCGCGGTGATGCTGTGCGGGTGCGGATCATTCAATTGCTGGAACAGGTCGGCATCCACGACGCTTCATCCCGCCTCGGGGCCTATCCGCATCAGTTATCTGGTGGGCAACGCCAGCGCGTGATGATCGCGATGGCGCTGGCGAACGGGCCGGAAATGTTGATCGCGGATGAACCGACCACAGCGCTGGACGTGACCATTCAGGCGCAAATTCTTGATCTGCTGGCGGACCTGAAACGCGACCTTGATATGTCGATGCTGTTCATCACCCACAATCTGACAATCGTGCGTAAAATCGCCGACCGTGTTTGCGTGATGAAGGATGGTGAAATCGTCGAACACGGCCTCACCGCCGAAATTTTTGCCAACCCACAACATCCCTACACGCGGGCCCTGCTTGAGGCGGAAAGCACAGGTGTGCCTATCGCCGTTGATCCGCACGCAAAAATCGTGGCTGAGGCAGAGAACCTCAAAATCTGGTTCCCGCTGCAAACAGGTCTTTTGCGCCGGACAACTGGCTACGTGAAGGCCGTCAATGACGCTAACTTCAGCGTTCGGGCCGGGGAGACTATTGGAATTGTCGGTGAATCCGGTTCTGGTAAAACAACACTGGCGCTGGCGATGATGCGGCTGATCCGCTCCGAGGGGCGAATCGTGTTCATGGGGCATGACTTGCACGGGCTTTCGGATCGCCAAATGCGCCCCTTGCGATCCGAGATGCAGATCGTGTTTCAGGACCCCTACGGATCGCTGTCGCCGCGCATGACGGTCGAACAGATCATTGCCGAGGGGCTGACTGTGCATGGAACCGCTGCGGGCAAACCCTCACGCCAAATGGTTGCTGAGATTATGGGCGAAGTCGGGCTTGATCCTGCGTTGATGGATCGCTACCCGCACGAATTTTCGGGTGGTCAGCGTCAGCGGGTCGCGATTGCCCGTGCGATGATTTTGCGCCCCAAACTGGTGGTGCTGGATGAACCGACATCGGCGCTGGATATGACGGTGCAGGTTCAAATCGTGCAATTGTTGCGTGATCTTCAGCAGAAATACCAACTGGCGTATCTGTTCATCTCACACGATCTAAAGGTCGTGCGCGCACTGTCGCATAAGGTGATGGTGATGAAACGCGGGGATGTTGTCGAAGCAGGCGATGCGGACGCAATTTTTGATGCGCCGCAGAACGATTATACCCGCGAGTTGATGAAAGCGGCCTTTGGCTAG
- a CDS encoding ABC transporter permease, with protein sequence MQTAMPPPPKKGRFALSPLNKRRWKNFTRNRRAYWSLWIFLFLFGASLFAEFLANDKPIMVSYRGEIRMPIFSFYSEQDYGGDFPTEAEYKDIEVRCLIETGGLETCFDDPEALITAAQTGAIDDDGFQKGWLFWPLVPYSYNTIVDIPGVAPSPPDANNWLGTDDTKRDVVARVIHGFRLSILFTIIVTSIASVIGIIAGAVQGYFGGWVDLVFQRLLEIWSSTPSLYVIIILFAILGRSFWLLVFLTILFGWPALVGVVRAEFLRARNFEYVRAAKALGVSDRTIMFRHMLPNAMVATVTMLPFLITGTIATLASLDFLGFGLPSSAPSLGELTLQAKQNLQAPWLGFTAFFTFAIMLSLLVFIFEGVRDAFDPRKTFS encoded by the coding sequence ATGCAAACCGCCATGCCCCCCCCCCCGAAAAAGGGCCGTTTCGCTCTGTCACCCCTGAACAAACGGCGCTGGAAAAACTTCACGCGAAACCGCCGTGCCTACTGGTCGCTGTGGATCTTCCTTTTCTTGTTCGGGGCATCGCTGTTCGCGGAATTCCTTGCCAATGACAAACCCATCATGGTCAGTTACCGCGGCGAAATCCGCATGCCGATCTTCAGTTTTTATTCCGAACAGGACTACGGCGGTGATTTCCCGACCGAGGCTGAATACAAAGATATCGAAGTGCGCTGTCTGATCGAAACAGGCGGACTTGAGACGTGTTTTGATGATCCCGAAGCGCTGATCACGGCGGCGCAAACCGGCGCCATTGACGATGATGGGTTTCAAAAGGGCTGGTTGTTCTGGCCGCTGGTGCCCTACAGCTACAATACCATCGTCGACATCCCCGGCGTGGCCCCGTCACCGCCCGACGCCAACAACTGGCTTGGCACGGATGATACCAAACGCGACGTTGTTGCGCGGGTGATCCACGGCTTTCGCTTGTCGATCCTGTTTACGATTATCGTGACATCCATTGCGTCGGTTATCGGTATTATCGCAGGCGCTGTTCAGGGCTATTTTGGCGGCTGGGTCGACCTTGTTTTCCAACGTTTGCTGGAAATTTGGAGCTCAACCCCGTCGCTTTACGTGATCATTATTCTGTTCGCGATTTTAGGGCGAAGTTTTTGGCTGCTGGTCTTCCTCACTATCTTGTTCGGCTGGCCCGCGCTGGTGGGCGTGGTGCGTGCCGAATTCCTGCGCGCGCGCAATTTTGAATATGTCCGCGCGGCCAAAGCGCTGGGCGTCAGCGACCGCACTATCATGTTCCGCCACATGTTGCCCAACGCGATGGTGGCAACCGTCACGATGCTGCCGTTCCTGATCACGGGCACGATTGCGACGTTGGCGTCGCTCGATTTCTTGGGCTTTGGTTTGCCGTCCTCGGCGCCGTCACTTGGCGAATTGACGTTGCAAGCCAAACAGAACCTTCAGGCCCCGTGGCTGGGTTTCACCGCATTCTTCACCTTCGCGATCATGCTGTCGCTTCTGGTATTCATCTTTGAAGGCGTACGTGACGCGTTCGATCCACGAAAGACATTTTCATGA
- a CDS encoding microcin C ABC transporter permease YejB, translating to MGAYIFKRLLLVIPTLLGIMIINFVLIQFVPGGPIDQIIAQMEGGGDVFEGISGGGSEILETDSGDSVASRGLPQEFLDELQVEFNFARIVCDAGYTGEPDLRAAECNPVPIPALERFFLMMWDYMRFDFGDSYFRSVSVVDLVLEKMPVSITLGLWSTLIAYMISIPLGIRKAVRDGTSFDTWTSAAIIVGYAIPGFLFAILLIVLFASNNCFRFPYLSDWLNGNSLLWWMYDYNPTCIRLFPLRGLTSSDFDQLSTWGQIKDYFHHIALPVLASTISAFATLTLLTKNSFLDEIKKQYVITAKAKGLSESRVLYGHVFRNAMLIVISGFPALFIGVFFGGSLIIETLFSLDGLGRLGFEATLQRDYPVMFGTLFAFSLMGLVVGILTDITYVLIDPRIDFEKRG from the coding sequence ATGGGCGCCTATATTTTTAAACGATTGTTGCTGGTGATCCCGACACTGCTCGGGATCATGATCATCAATTTTGTGCTGATTCAATTTGTCCCCGGCGGGCCGATTGACCAGATTATTGCCCAAATGGAAGGTGGCGGTGACGTCTTTGAGGGCATCAGCGGCGGCGGATCAGAAATTCTTGAAACCGACAGCGGTGACAGCGTCGCGTCGCGTGGATTGCCGCAAGAATTCCTCGATGAGCTTCAGGTAGAATTCAACTTTGCGCGCATTGTCTGTGACGCTGGATATACTGGCGAACCCGATCTGCGGGCGGCTGAATGTAATCCCGTGCCGATTCCCGCGCTGGAACGTTTTTTCCTGATGATGTGGGACTATATGCGCTTTGATTTTGGCGACAGCTATTTCCGGTCTGTGTCTGTTGTGGACCTCGTCCTTGAAAAGATGCCGGTGTCGATCACGCTGGGCCTGTGGTCCACGTTGATTGCCTACATGATCTCCATCCCGCTGGGCATCCGCAAGGCTGTGCGCGATGGCACGTCGTTTGACACATGGACGTCTGCGGCCATTATCGTCGGCTATGCAATCCCGGGGTTCTTGTTCGCTATCCTGCTGATCGTGCTGTTTGCGTCCAACAATTGTTTCCGCTTTCCGTATCTGTCGGATTGGCTGAACGGGAATTCGCTCCTGTGGTGGATGTACGACTACAATCCGACCTGCATCCGCCTGTTCCCGCTACGAGGACTGACGTCGTCGGACTTTGACCAGTTAAGCACGTGGGGCCAGATCAAGGATTATTTCCATCACATCGCACTGCCCGTTCTGGCATCGACCATTTCGGCCTTTGCCACACTGACGTTGCTGACCAAAAACAGCTTCTTGGACGAAATCAAAAAGCAGTATGTCATCACCGCCAAGGCCAAGGGCCTGTCAGAATCCCGCGTGCTGTACGGCCACGTGTTTCGCAACGCGATGTTGATCGTGATTTCTGGCTTTCCGGCGCTGTTCATCGGCGTGTTCTTTGGTGGCTCATTGATCATCGAAACGTTGTTTTCGCTTGACGGGTTGGGCCGCCTCGGGTTTGAGGCGACGTTGCAGCGCGACTATCCGGTCATGTTCGGCACGCTTTTTGCGTTCTCCCTTATGGGGCTCGTCGTGGGTATCCTGACAGACATCACATACGTGCTGATCGATCCGCGCATCGATTTTGAGAAACGGGGATAG
- a CDS encoding extracellular solute-binding protein, which produces MNQTQHYAAKAAKQSQSVSGFERGISKWALKLAGSVLAMGAATLVHADAHDAIITSHGYTNFGDLKYGADMAHLDYVNPDAPKGGEMSVSTQGTFDTFNNFTREGAAAAGTTLLFESIMTATADDPYGSYCYLCTTLEYPESKDWVIFNLRDDITFTDGTPMTAEDVAFTHNLFMTQGLPEYVAVVSDYLDGVEVLDTYRVKFFFTPDAPRRDVIGFAGGTTVFSKVWFEETGARLDESTDVPFLGTGAYVIDSFDTNRQVIYARDPDWWGATHPLSIGQANFDTIRYEYFTDSAAAFEAFKAGEYTFRNENSSLQWATGYEFPSIENGWVRKEELPDGSIGSAQAFIFNLRDPKFQDPAVREAIRLMFNFEWSNETLFYGLYDRVDSFWQNSDLQARGVPSMGELALLQPLVDDGLLDASILTDEAVLSPTSDARRPTDRANLRLASDLLAGAGWIAGDDGIRRKDGQTLSVEFLTASPSFDRIINPYIENLHRLGVEASLDRVDFAQYVERLNAPSEFDMITHTMTQGFEPGTSMRQWFASETAADSSRNLMGLQDEAIDRLMTIVINAESLDDMTNGTHALDRVLRSEGFWVPQWYKSVHSVAYYDMYEYPDPLPPFALGNLSFWWYNADRAEELKAAGAF; this is translated from the coding sequence ATGAACCAGACCCAGCACTATGCCGCCAAAGCCGCCAAACAGTCGCAATCTGTATCTGGATTCGAACGGGGCATATCGAAATGGGCGCTGAAGCTTGCGGGGTCGGTTTTAGCTATGGGTGCGGCAACGCTCGTGCATGCCGACGCCCATGATGCCATCATCACCTCGCATGGCTACACAAACTTCGGAGACCTGAAATACGGCGCCGACATGGCGCATCTGGACTACGTGAACCCCGACGCCCCCAAGGGCGGCGAGATGAGTGTTTCAACCCAAGGGACGTTTGACACGTTCAACAACTTTACCCGCGAGGGGGCTGCGGCCGCTGGCACAACCCTGTTGTTCGAAAGCATTATGACCGCCACGGCAGACGATCCATACGGGTCCTACTGCTACCTGTGCACGACATTGGAATATCCCGAAAGTAAGGATTGGGTCATCTTCAATCTGCGCGACGACATCACTTTTACCGATGGCACCCCGATGACCGCCGAAGACGTGGCGTTCACCCACAATTTGTTCATGACCCAAGGGCTGCCAGAATACGTGGCCGTGGTGTCCGATTATCTTGACGGGGTCGAAGTGCTGGACACCTACCGCGTCAAATTCTTTTTCACACCGGACGCGCCACGCCGTGATGTCATCGGCTTTGCGGGTGGCACAACAGTCTTCTCCAAAGTATGGTTTGAAGAAACTGGCGCGCGCCTGGACGAAAGCACCGATGTGCCGTTCCTAGGGACCGGCGCGTATGTGATCGACAGTTTCGACACCAACCGACAGGTTATTTATGCACGCGACCCTGATTGGTGGGGCGCGACACATCCTCTCAGCATTGGGCAAGCGAATTTTGACACCATTCGCTATGAGTATTTCACAGATTCCGCGGCCGCGTTCGAGGCGTTCAAGGCGGGTGAATACACGTTCCGCAACGAAAATTCTTCGCTGCAATGGGCGACGGGCTATGAGTTCCCTTCGATTGAAAATGGATGGGTGCGCAAAGAAGAACTGCCCGACGGGTCCATCGGATCGGCGCAGGCGTTCATCTTCAACCTACGAGATCCAAAATTCCAAGATCCCGCCGTCCGTGAGGCGATCCGCCTGATGTTCAACTTCGAGTGGTCGAACGAGACCCTGTTCTATGGGCTCTATGACCGTGTCGATTCGTTTTGGCAGAACTCTGATCTGCAAGCGCGCGGCGTCCCTTCGATGGGCGAGTTGGCGCTGCTGCAACCCCTCGTTGACGACGGGCTTCTCGATGCGTCTATCCTGACGGATGAGGCGGTCCTGTCGCCGACATCGGATGCACGCCGACCGACTGACCGCGCCAATCTGCGTCTGGCGTCCGATCTTTTGGCCGGTGCTGGCTGGATTGCGGGCGATGATGGAATACGCCGCAAGGACGGGCAAACCCTTTCGGTCGAATTCCTGACTGCGTCCCCGTCATTTGACCGCATCATCAACCCCTATATCGAAAACTTGCATCGCCTCGGCGTAGAGGCCTCACTTGATCGCGTGGATTTTGCCCAGTATGTGGAACGCCTTAATGCGCCGTCTGAATTTGACATGATCACTCATACGATGACCCAAGGATTTGAACCTGGCACTAGCATGCGCCAGTGGTTTGCCTCAGAAACCGCAGCTGACAGTTCTCGCAATCTGATGGGCCTGCAAGACGAGGCGATAGATCGTCTCATGACCATTGTGATCAACGCTGAAAGCCTTGACGACATGACAAACGGGACCCACGCGCTGGACCGCGTTCTGCGCTCCGAAGGGTTTTGGGTACCACAATGGTATAAATCGGTTCATTCCGTCGCCTATTACGACATGTACGAATACCCCGATCCGCTGCCGCCTTTCGCGTTGGGCAACCTTTCATTCTGGTGGTACAACGCCGACAGAGCAGAAGAATTAAAAGCAGCCGGCGCGTTTTAA
- a CDS encoding c-type cytochrome, producing MFDTMTMTKVLGALCGTLLVFMLGSWAAETIYHAGGHGGDEQAYVIPVEGADSVDVVVDAGPPFEEVYALADAAAGEGQWRACSACHKLEAGENGTGPYLYGVVGRDVASAEGFSYSGALIAVNDVWTPEQLNAFLENPRGYAPGTAMSYNGMRKIEDRADLIAYLDSLDD from the coding sequence ATGTTCGACACAATGACAATGACCAAAGTTCTGGGCGCACTATGTGGCACATTACTGGTTTTTATGCTTGGTAGCTGGGCAGCTGAGACGATTTATCACGCGGGCGGCCACGGCGGTGACGAACAGGCCTATGTGATCCCCGTTGAGGGCGCTGACTCGGTTGACGTCGTTGTCGACGCCGGCCCTCCGTTTGAAGAAGTCTACGCATTGGCTGATGCAGCCGCGGGCGAAGGACAGTGGCGCGCGTGTTCTGCCTGTCACAAACTTGAAGCTGGCGAAAATGGCACTGGACCATATCTTTATGGTGTTGTCGGTCGCGATGTCGCTTCGGCTGAAGGGTTTAGTTACTCAGGCGCGCTTATCGCTGTTAATGATGTTTGGACACCTGAACAGTTGAACGCTTTCCTCGAAAACCCAAGGGGTTACGCGCCGGGCACTGCGATGAGCTATAACGGCATGCGTAAAATCGAAGATCGTGCAGACCTGATCGCGTATCTCGACAGCCTCGACGACTAA
- a CDS encoding prephenate dehydratase, translating into MTKRIAFQGEPGAYGHQACIEARPDYEPLPCPTFEAAIEAVRLGHADLGMIAVENSTYGRVGDVHTLLPESGLHIVDEAFVRVHINLLGKPGAQLNQIRSAAGHVVILPQCGKFLRSHGIAPVTSSDNARAAMDVAAGEDMTAGALASEMAAKIYGLDILARHIEDHDRNTTRFLIMARDPDLNRRGKHGMVTSFVFRVRNIPAALYKAMGGFATNGVNMTKLESYMVGGQFTATQFYAEVEGHPDDRNVQRAMDELDYFTDHIRLMGVFPAAPRRHEKAKP; encoded by the coding sequence ATGACCAAACGCATTGCATTTCAAGGTGAACCGGGCGCCTACGGGCATCAAGCCTGCATCGAAGCCCGCCCCGATTATGAACCACTGCCCTGCCCCACATTTGAGGCAGCAATCGAGGCTGTTCGTCTAGGCCACGCGGATCTAGGCATGATCGCAGTCGAAAACTCCACGTATGGGCGTGTTGGCGACGTACACACGCTGCTCCCCGAAAGTGGGCTTCATATCGTTGATGAGGCCTTTGTTCGGGTTCATATAAATCTGCTTGGCAAACCTGGGGCGCAGCTAAACCAGATCCGGTCTGCCGCAGGTCATGTTGTGATCCTTCCCCAGTGCGGAAAATTTTTGCGCAGTCACGGTATCGCACCTGTGACCAGTTCAGACAACGCGCGTGCTGCAATGGATGTGGCCGCGGGTGAAGACATGACCGCAGGTGCGTTGGCGTCTGAAATGGCTGCGAAAATCTACGGGCTTGATATTTTGGCGCGCCACATCGAAGACCACGACCGCAACACCACGCGGTTCCTGATCATGGCACGCGACCCCGACCTAAATCGGCGGGGCAAGCATGGCATGGTCACAAGCTTTGTGTTCCGCGTGCGCAATATTCCTGCAGCGCTTTACAAGGCGATGGGCGGGTTTGCGACCAATGGCGTTAACATGACCAAGCTGGAAAGCTATATGGTCGGCGGGCAGTTCACCGCGACGCAATTTTACGCTGAGGTCGAAGGCCATCCCGACGACCGAAATGTCCAACGCGCAATGGATGAGTTGGATTATTTCACCGACCACATTCGGTTGATGGGCGTGTTCCCAGCGGCGCCACGTCGACACGAAAAAGCAAAGCCCTAG
- the nudC gene encoding NAD(+) diphosphatase: MKNAETATFGGSGLDRAAHMRGNIEEAAANPAARTIILWRGKLLLDRIGGALARLPLDHPVTADAGDVRIFLGLDDDGPVFAVSLSGWDPVLAEADDMNTFLDPTMQQHPATGEAVFAELRGIMTTLTPRDAELAATARAVLGWHDSHKFCSACGTQSAAADAGWRRVCPACGTFHFPRTDPVVIMLIVSGDDVLAGRSPGWPEGMYSLLAGFVEPGETIEAAVRREVFEEAGITVGEVTYLASQPWAFPLSLMIGCYGVATSYDITLDPIELEDARWVSRAEMEQAARGEHPTIQSARNGAIAHFLLENWLADTLD, from the coding sequence ATGAAAAATGCAGAAACAGCTACGTTCGGCGGGTCCGGTCTGGATCGGGCTGCCCATATGCGTGGAAATATCGAGGAAGCTGCAGCTAATCCTGCTGCGCGCACGATTATTTTGTGGCGCGGCAAGCTGCTGTTGGATCGCATCGGTGGTGCGTTGGCACGTCTGCCGCTTGATCATCCGGTCACGGCTGATGCTGGCGATGTTCGGATTTTCCTTGGCCTTGATGACGACGGCCCCGTCTTTGCCGTGTCCTTGTCGGGCTGGGACCCTGTGTTGGCTGAAGCCGACGACATGAACACATTTCTGGACCCAACCATGCAGCAACATCCCGCCACCGGTGAGGCCGTTTTTGCAGAACTGCGTGGCATCATGACGACCCTCACGCCGCGCGACGCCGAACTTGCCGCAACGGCCCGCGCTGTTCTCGGCTGGCACGACAGCCACAAATTCTGTTCAGCCTGCGGTACGCAAAGCGCCGCGGCGGATGCGGGCTGGCGTCGCGTTTGCCCCGCGTGTGGCACGTTCCACTTTCCGCGCACCGATCCGGTCGTGATCATGTTGATCGTGTCCGGTGACGATGTCCTCGCTGGCCGGTCGCCGGGCTGGCCGGAGGGCATGTATTCCCTGCTCGCCGGATTTGTGGAGCCGGGCGAAACCATTGAGGCCGCCGTGCGCAGAGAAGTTTTTGAGGAGGCGGGGATCACAGTCGGCGAGGTGACGTATCTGGCCAGCCAACCTTGGGCGTTTCCGTTGTCGTTGATGATCGGTTGTTACGGTGTCGCGACGTCCTATGACATCACGCTGGACCCTATCGAGCTGGAAGATGCACGCTGGGTAAGCCGCGCCGAGATGGAACAAGCCGCCAGAGGTGAGCATCCCACGATACAGTCTGCCAGAAATGGCGCAATCGCGCATTTTTTGCTAGAGAACTGGTTGGCGGATACGTTAGATTAA
- the rsgA gene encoding ribosome small subunit-dependent GTPase A, giving the protein MNTTLKTLGWGPHFARQIELDPDGDPPSHPVRIAAVHRARLDGFSADGPISLSPVVAAGLYAVGDWVIATGSAASAPLERTTEITRRAAGEESKPQLIAANVDTLGIVTSCNADFNVARLERYLAMCAASGCLPLVILTKADQCDDPADYVKQAEKLSPMLSAIAVNATDDEDVKRLNPWCSDGQTLALVGSSGVGKTTIQNRLTDVIDTTQDIRAGDAKGRHTTTNRNLRATFAGGWLIDTPGMRELRLVDAEAGVHEVFGDITELAASCKFNDCAHVTEPGCAIRAAIAAGDLDTDRIERWRKLEKENRFNTATVGENRGHLKRLQKMYDEGQARGKAKRKT; this is encoded by the coding sequence ATGAACACAACTCTCAAAACCCTCGGCTGGGGCCCGCATTTTGCGCGCCAGATCGAACTTGACCCTGACGGCGATCCGCCCAGCCACCCCGTTCGCATTGCAGCCGTTCACCGCGCCCGTCTTGATGGATTTTCCGCAGACGGCCCCATATCCTTATCGCCGGTCGTCGCCGCTGGCCTTTATGCGGTTGGAGACTGGGTGATCGCCACAGGGTCTGCCGCGTCCGCACCGCTGGAACGCACCACTGAAATCACCCGACGCGCCGCTGGCGAAGAGTCCAAACCGCAACTGATCGCCGCCAATGTCGACACGCTGGGCATTGTGACCAGTTGCAACGCCGATTTTAATGTCGCGCGGCTCGAACGCTATTTGGCAATGTGCGCCGCATCAGGCTGTTTGCCACTAGTGATTCTGACCAAAGCAGACCAATGCGACGACCCCGCCGACTACGTCAAACAGGCCGAAAAATTGTCGCCGATGCTCAGCGCGATTGCGGTGAATGCAACGGACGATGAAGACGTCAAACGGCTGAACCCGTGGTGCAGCGACGGGCAAACCTTGGCCTTGGTCGGATCATCTGGCGTCGGAAAGACGACGATCCAGAACCGCCTGACGGATGTCATCGACACCACGCAAGACATTCGCGCTGGCGACGCCAAGGGCCGCCATACGACAACAAATCGCAACCTGCGCGCGACATTTGCAGGTGGGTGGTTGATCGACACACCGGGCATGCGCGAATTGCGACTGGTCGACGCCGAAGCGGGCGTGCATGAGGTCTTTGGCGACATCACTGAACTGGCCGCGTCGTGCAAATTTAACGACTGCGCCCATGTGACCGAGCCGGGCTGCGCCATTCGCGCGGCGATTGCGGCGGGTGATCTGGACACGGACCGGATTGAACGCTGGCGCAAGCTGGAAAAAGAGAACCGGTTCAACACGGCAACGGTTGGTGAAAACCGTGGCCACCTCAAGCGGCTTCAAAAGATGTACGACGAAGGTCAAGCGCGCGGCAAAGCTAAGCGGAAGACCTGA
- a CDS encoding protein-tyrosine phosphatase family protein, with amino-acid sequence MGSSKFTIYPLDIGAGQVALSPIPGRSGSYEADLSTILHWGPDLVLSMTTQSELDRMGASGFGDDLAAVGVTWCHLPIVDFGAPDGNVANAWIEVSTLSADILARGGKILTHCFGGCGRSGMAALRLMIEAGEASDAALERLRKTRPCAVETDAQRRWAVRSSA; translated from the coding sequence ATGGGGTCTTCTAAATTTACGATCTATCCGCTGGATATTGGGGCAGGGCAGGTCGCGCTGTCCCCAATTCCGGGGCGTTCCGGATCATACGAGGCTGATCTGTCGACCATTCTGCACTGGGGCCCGGACCTAGTGCTGAGCATGACGACCCAAAGTGAACTGGACCGCATGGGCGCGTCTGGTTTTGGCGACGACCTTGCAGCGGTTGGCGTGACGTGGTGCCATCTGCCAATTGTGGATTTTGGCGCACCGGATGGGAATGTCGCCAACGCTTGGATCGAGGTTTCGACGTTGAGCGCAGACATTTTGGCGCGGGGTGGCAAGATTTTGACCCATTGTTTTGGCGGCTGCGGGAGGTCTGGTATGGCGGCGTTGCGCCTGATGATTGAAGCGGGCGAAGCCTCGGACGCAGCACTTGAACGTCTGCGCAAAACGCGGCCCTGTGCTGTGGAAACCGATGCCCAGCGGCGATGGGCGGTCAGGTCTTCCGCTTAG